Proteins co-encoded in one Streptomyces sp. NBC_00091 genomic window:
- a CDS encoding MerR family transcriptional regulator → MADQATEPMLTVDELASKAGVTVRTVRFYSTRGLLPPPVIGPRRVGHYGPEHLSRLALIEELQHQGMTLSAIQRYLDALPDDLSAHDLAIHRALVATWAPDAAQEVSRAELEKRAGRGLSDGDLRRLAAMNVLSPSGEGFRVDVGLLRLGVALLDVPIAHETLLVARRILLEHARTAAHQLTELFRDEVWGPFTQDEDDPERVESMKALSAHMQPMVVQALVTAFQRSLKEELKAAFAPEGG, encoded by the coding sequence ATGGCCGACCAGGCGACCGAGCCGATGCTCACCGTGGACGAGCTGGCTTCCAAGGCCGGTGTCACCGTCCGCACCGTACGGTTCTACAGCACGCGCGGGCTTTTGCCCCCTCCCGTGATCGGACCCCGTCGGGTGGGGCACTACGGTCCGGAGCACCTGTCCCGGCTGGCGCTGATCGAGGAGCTCCAGCACCAGGGGATGACCCTGTCGGCGATCCAGCGCTACCTGGACGCGCTGCCCGACGACCTGAGCGCGCACGATCTGGCCATCCACCGGGCGCTGGTGGCGACCTGGGCGCCGGACGCGGCGCAGGAGGTGTCGCGGGCGGAGCTGGAGAAGCGGGCCGGGCGCGGCCTGTCGGACGGCGACCTGCGCCGGCTGGCCGCGATGAACGTGCTGTCGCCGTCCGGGGAGGGCTTCCGGGTGGACGTGGGCCTGCTGCGGCTGGGGGTCGCGCTGCTCGACGTACCGATCGCCCACGAGACGCTGCTGGTGGCGCGGCGGATCCTGCTGGAGCACGCGCGGACGGCGGCGCACCAGCTGACGGAGCTGTTCCGGGACGAGGTGTGGGGGCCGTTCACGCAGGACGAGGACGATCCGGAGCGGGTTGAGTCGATGAAGGCGCTGTCCGCGCACATGCAGCCGATGGTGGTCCAGGCCCTGGTGACGGCCTTCCAGCGGTCGCTGAAGGAGGAGTTGAAGGCTGCGTTCGCCCCGGAGGGCGGGTAG
- a CDS encoding 3-hydroxyacyl-CoA dehydrogenase NAD-binding domain-containing protein, producing MSESTTIRWEQDETGVVTLVLDDPGQSANTMNQAFKDSIAAIADRAEAEKDSIRGIIYTSAKKTFFAGGDLKDMIRLRPEDAGLAFETGTAIKRSLRRIETLGKPVVAAINGAALGGGYEICLASHHRVALDAPGSKIGLPEVTLGLLPAGGGVTRTVRLMGIADALLKVLLQGTQYTPQRALDNGLVHELAATPEEMLAKARAFIDANPESKQPWDVPGYKIPGGTPSNPRFAANLPAFPANLKKQLNGAPYPAPRNILACAVEGSQVDFETALTIEARYFTELVTGQTAKNMIQAFFFDLQAVNAGRSRPQGVEARGVRKVAVLGAGMMGAGIAYSCARAGIEVVLKDVTPEAAAKGKAYSEKLLDKALSRGRTTEAKRAELLARITPTAEAADLAGCDAVIEAVFEDTALKHKVFQEIQDVIAPDALLCSNTSTLPISGLAEGVKRPADFIGLHFFSPVDKMPLVEIIKGERTGDEAIARAFDLVRQINKTPIVVNDSRGFFTSRVIGQFINEGVAMVGEGIEPASVEQAAAQAGYPAKVLSLMDELTLTLPRKIRNETRKAFEAEGRAWAEHPADRVIDRMVDEFGRPGRSGGGGFYEYDEAGKRTRIWPGLREHFAKPDAGIPFVDMKERMLFSEALDTVRCLDEGVLTSIADANIGSIMGIGFPAWTGGVIQYINGYEGGLPGFVARARELAATYGERFAPPASLVAKAERGETYAD from the coding sequence ATGAGCGAGTCCACCACGATCCGCTGGGAACAGGACGAGACCGGCGTCGTCACCCTGGTCCTCGACGACCCCGGCCAGTCCGCCAACACGATGAACCAGGCCTTCAAGGACTCCATCGCGGCGATCGCCGACCGCGCCGAGGCCGAGAAGGACTCCATCCGCGGCATCATCTACACCTCCGCCAAGAAGACCTTCTTCGCCGGCGGCGACCTCAAGGACATGATCCGGCTGCGCCCGGAGGACGCCGGCCTCGCCTTCGAGACCGGCACCGCCATCAAGCGCTCGCTGCGCCGCATCGAGACCCTCGGCAAGCCGGTCGTCGCCGCGATCAACGGCGCCGCCCTCGGCGGCGGTTACGAGATCTGCCTCGCCTCCCACCACCGCGTGGCCCTCGACGCCCCCGGCTCCAAGATCGGCCTGCCCGAGGTCACCCTCGGCCTGCTCCCGGCCGGCGGCGGGGTCACCCGCACCGTGCGCCTGATGGGCATCGCCGACGCCCTCCTCAAGGTCCTGCTCCAGGGCACCCAGTACACCCCGCAGCGCGCCCTCGACAACGGGCTCGTCCACGAACTGGCCGCCACGCCCGAGGAGATGCTCGCCAAGGCCCGGGCCTTCATCGACGCCAACCCGGAGTCGAAGCAGCCCTGGGACGTCCCCGGCTACAAGATCCCCGGCGGTACGCCGTCCAACCCGCGCTTCGCCGCCAACCTGCCGGCCTTCCCCGCGAACCTCAAGAAGCAGCTGAACGGCGCCCCGTACCCGGCGCCGCGCAACATCCTGGCCTGCGCCGTCGAGGGCTCCCAGGTGGACTTCGAGACCGCCCTGACCATCGAGGCCCGGTACTTCACCGAGCTGGTCACCGGCCAGACCGCCAAGAACATGATCCAGGCGTTCTTCTTCGACCTCCAGGCCGTCAACGCCGGCCGCAGCCGCCCCCAGGGCGTGGAGGCGCGGGGGGTCCGCAAGGTCGCCGTCCTCGGCGCCGGCATGATGGGCGCGGGCATCGCCTACTCCTGCGCCCGCGCGGGCATCGAGGTCGTCCTCAAGGACGTCACCCCCGAGGCCGCCGCCAAGGGCAAGGCGTACTCCGAGAAGCTGCTCGACAAGGCGCTCTCCCGGGGCCGCACCACCGAGGCCAAGCGGGCCGAGCTGCTGGCCCGGATCACCCCGACCGCCGAAGCCGCCGACCTGGCCGGCTGCGACGCCGTCATCGAGGCGGTCTTCGAGGACACCGCCCTCAAGCACAAGGTGTTCCAGGAGATCCAGGACGTCATCGCGCCCGACGCGCTGCTCTGCTCCAACACCTCCACCCTGCCGATCTCCGGGCTCGCGGAGGGCGTGAAGCGCCCCGCCGACTTCATCGGCCTGCACTTCTTCTCGCCCGTCGACAAGATGCCGCTGGTGGAGATCATCAAGGGCGAGCGCACCGGCGACGAGGCCATCGCCCGCGCCTTCGACCTGGTCCGCCAGATCAACAAGACCCCGATCGTGGTCAACGACTCGCGCGGCTTCTTCACCTCGCGTGTCATCGGCCAGTTCATCAACGAGGGCGTGGCGATGGTCGGCGAGGGCATCGAGCCCGCCTCCGTCGAGCAGGCCGCCGCCCAGGCCGGGTACCCGGCCAAGGTGCTCTCGCTGATGGACGAGCTGACGCTCACCCTCCCGCGCAAGATCCGCAACGAGACCCGCAAGGCCTTCGAGGCCGAGGGCCGGGCGTGGGCCGAGCACCCCGCCGACCGGGTCATCGACCGGATGGTGGACGAGTTCGGCCGCCCGGGCCGCAGCGGAGGCGGCGGCTTCTACGAGTACGACGAGGCCGGCAAGCGCACCCGCATCTGGCCGGGCCTGCGCGAGCACTTCGCCAAGCCGGACGCCGGGATCCCCTTTGTCGACATGAAGGAGCGGATGCTCTTCTCCGAGGCCCTGGACACCGTCCGCTGCCTCGACGAGGGCGTGCTCACCTCCATCGCCGACGCCAACATCGGCTCCATCATGGGCATCGGCTTCCCGGCCTGGACCGGCGGCGTGATCCAGTACATCAACGGCTACGAGGGCGGCCTGCCGGGCTTCGTCGCCCGCGCCCGTGAGCTGGCCGCCACCTACGGCGAGCGCTTCGCCCCGCCGGCCTCCCTGGTGGCGAAGGCCGAGCGCGGCGAGACGTACGCGGACTAG
- a CDS encoding 1,4-alpha-glucan branching protein has product MAVIHHTTLTPTKLELLTAWLPLRSWFQGKEDAADFAKAGGFRLDDPEGEVGIEFMVVTDTSGEEPVAYLAPLTYRGAPLEGAEAGLIGTLEHGVLGTRWVYDGAHDPVLVEQLLALLAGRAAAQAQSETDSPDPTVEVRPEGRGVPAGLTGPGKVTDTAGGTEIAVGPAGRDTPALTLALTRVLRPGTASGEGLLGQVLAGWSAPDAAGERGVFAFLRA; this is encoded by the coding sequence ATGGCTGTCATCCACCACACCACGCTGACCCCGACCAAGCTCGAACTCCTCACCGCTTGGCTCCCCTTGAGGTCCTGGTTCCAGGGCAAGGAGGACGCCGCCGACTTCGCCAAGGCGGGCGGGTTCCGGCTCGACGACCCCGAGGGCGAGGTGGGCATCGAGTTCATGGTGGTCACCGACACCTCCGGGGAGGAGCCGGTCGCCTACCTGGCCCCGCTCACCTACCGGGGCGCCCCGCTGGAGGGCGCGGAGGCGGGCCTGATCGGCACCCTCGAGCACGGGGTGCTGGGCACGCGCTGGGTCTACGACGGTGCCCACGACCCGGTCCTGGTCGAGCAGTTGCTCGCGCTGCTGGCCGGCCGGGCGGCGGCCCAGGCCCAGAGCGAGACCGACTCCCCCGACCCGACGGTCGAGGTCCGCCCCGAAGGGCGCGGCGTACCGGCGGGCCTGACCGGCCCGGGGAAGGTGACGGACACCGCCGGGGGCACCGAGATCGCGGTGGGCCCGGCGGGACGGGACACCCCGGCCCTGACGCTGGCCCTGACCCGGGTGCTGCGTCCCGGGACCGCCTCCGGGGAGGGCCTGCTCGGACAGGTGCTGGCCGGCTGGTCCGCCCCGGACGCCGCCGGGGAGCGCGGGGTGTTCGCGTTCCTGCGCGCCTAG
- a CDS encoding long-chain fatty acid--CoA ligase: MTTNLRLPGRPEELTLPALLARNAAEHPDLPALSWREGDGWTTLTWDEVRRKTAVLAAGYAALGVERGEHVLLMMGNRPEHWLSDLALVHLGAVPVTVYGTSAPEQIAHIARHSRARLAVVEGARETDRWAPLLDDPRTPLERLVVAEAAEAGPHTTYGSLYASGARLHRADAFEKAWRETRPEDPLTVVYTSGTTGDPKGVRLTHRNILLQSVRLDRNVQLPEHAEHVCYLPFAHIAERILGIYLPLLRAAHVRLVADPTAVAAAVRELRPVQFFGVPRVWEKLAAGVRAVLAGLPEEQRGAIEGAGDLARARAGHRERGEEVPAALEASYAAAKERVLDPLLRMAGLDRLVWTGSATAPMPIDVVRFWAGWGITIMDAWGLTETSGVCTVNSNSPDGFRLGSVGRPIEGLELKLAADGEILTRGATVFEGYLRPDGSVESAADAEGWFPTGDIGRLDEDGFLWLTDRKKELIITSNGKNVSPALVENTVKEHPLIGQALVHGDGRSYLVALLVLDPELAPAWAAARGIRAASLAELAEHPAVLEETARAVAAANARLNRTEQIKRYRLLAEEWGPGTGELTPSLKLRRRVVREKYGPLIEALYEAP; this comes from the coding sequence ATGACCACGAACCTGCGACTGCCCGGACGACCCGAAGAACTGACCCTGCCCGCCCTGCTGGCCCGAAACGCCGCCGAGCACCCGGACCTGCCCGCCCTGTCCTGGCGCGAGGGGGACGGCTGGACGACCCTCACCTGGGACGAGGTCCGCCGCAAGACGGCCGTCCTGGCCGCCGGATACGCCGCCCTCGGCGTCGAGCGCGGCGAACACGTCCTGCTGATGATGGGCAACCGCCCCGAGCACTGGCTCAGCGACCTCGCCCTGGTCCACCTCGGCGCCGTCCCCGTCACCGTCTACGGAACCTCCGCGCCCGAGCAGATCGCCCACATCGCCCGCCACAGCAGGGCCAGGCTGGCCGTCGTCGAGGGCGCCCGCGAAACGGACCGCTGGGCGCCGCTGCTGGACGACCCGCGGACCCCGCTCGAGCGGCTCGTCGTCGCCGAGGCCGCCGAAGCCGGCCCGCACACCACCTACGGCTCCCTGTACGCGAGCGGCGCCCGGCTGCACCGGGCCGACGCCTTCGAGAAGGCCTGGCGGGAGACCCGCCCCGAAGACCCCCTGACGGTCGTCTACACCTCCGGCACCACCGGCGACCCCAAGGGCGTCCGGCTGACCCACCGCAACATCCTGCTCCAGTCCGTCCGCCTCGACCGCAACGTCCAGCTGCCCGAGCACGCCGAGCACGTCTGCTACCTCCCCTTCGCGCACATCGCCGAACGGATCCTCGGCATCTACCTGCCCCTGCTGCGCGCCGCCCACGTCCGGCTGGTCGCCGACCCCACCGCCGTGGCGGCCGCGGTCCGCGAGCTGCGTCCCGTGCAGTTCTTCGGCGTGCCCCGGGTCTGGGAGAAGCTCGCCGCCGGCGTACGGGCGGTCCTGGCGGGCCTGCCCGAGGAGCAGCGCGGTGCCATCGAGGGGGCGGGGGACCTGGCGCGGGCCCGGGCCGGCCACCGGGAGCGCGGCGAGGAGGTGCCGGCCGCGCTCGAAGCCTCGTACGCCGCGGCGAAGGAGCGGGTGCTGGACCCGCTGCTGCGCATGGCCGGGCTGGACCGGCTCGTCTGGACGGGCAGTGCCACGGCGCCGATGCCGATCGACGTGGTCCGCTTCTGGGCCGGCTGGGGGATCACCATCATGGACGCCTGGGGGCTGACCGAGACCTCCGGCGTGTGCACCGTCAACAGCAACAGCCCGGACGGGTTCCGGCTGGGCTCGGTGGGCCGGCCGATCGAGGGGCTGGAGCTGAAGCTCGCCGCGGACGGGGAGATCCTCACCCGTGGCGCGACCGTCTTCGAGGGGTACCTGCGGCCCGACGGGTCGGTGGAGAGCGCGGCCGACGCCGAGGGCTGGTTCCCCACCGGGGACATCGGCCGGCTCGACGAGGACGGCTTCCTCTGGCTGACCGACCGCAAGAAGGAGCTGATCATCACCTCGAACGGCAAGAACGTCTCCCCGGCCCTGGTGGAGAACACCGTCAAGGAACACCCGCTGATCGGCCAGGCCCTGGTGCACGGGGACGGCCGCTCCTACCTGGTCGCCCTGCTGGTCCTGGACCCCGAGCTGGCCCCGGCCTGGGCGGCCGCCCGGGGCATCCGGGCCGCCTCCCTCGCCGAACTCGCCGAGCATCCGGCCGTCCTGGAGGAGACCGCCCGCGCGGTCGCCGCCGCGAACGCCCGGCTCAATCGCACCGAGCAGATCAAGCGCTACCGGCTGCTCGCCGAGGAGTGGGGCCCCGGGACGGGAGAACTCACCCCGTCGCTGAAACTGCGCCGCCGGGTGGTCCGGGAGAAGTACGGCCCGCTGATCGAGGCCCTGTACGAAGCTCCCTGA
- a CDS encoding radical SAM protein gives MSTTTLPGSNLKFAWLEVTGRCNERCTHCYADSGPERGHGTMTVADWVRVIDEFAAMGGADVQYIGGEPTLYPHLPELIAHAAGRGLGIEIFSNMTHIKPEVWEAITAHGAKLATSYYSDNAAEHDDITKLRGAHRKTRANVQKAVDLGIPIRGGVVTLREGQRAMEAVTDLKSIGVQQVGGDRIRAFGRASEGARPQIKDLCGHCAHEKCAIGPDGAVWPCVLGRFIDVGNVREEPLADIWTGDRLAQARSDIAAVHGPGAAACTPPQFLPMCGPCGPCVPSVQHCDPEEAPLQAATIATT, from the coding sequence ATGAGTACCACCACCTTGCCCGGCTCCAACCTCAAGTTCGCGTGGCTGGAGGTCACCGGCCGTTGCAACGAGCGCTGCACCCACTGCTACGCCGATTCCGGACCCGAGCGCGGCCACGGCACGATGACGGTCGCCGACTGGGTGCGCGTCATCGACGAGTTCGCGGCCATGGGCGGTGCCGACGTTCAGTACATCGGCGGTGAGCCCACCCTGTACCCGCACCTGCCCGAGCTGATCGCCCATGCCGCCGGCCGGGGCCTCGGGATCGAGATCTTCTCGAACATGACGCACATCAAGCCCGAGGTCTGGGAAGCCATCACCGCGCACGGCGCCAAGCTCGCCACCTCGTACTACAGCGACAACGCCGCCGAGCACGACGACATCACCAAGCTCCGGGGCGCGCATCGGAAGACCCGCGCCAACGTGCAGAAGGCCGTCGACCTCGGCATCCCGATCCGCGGCGGCGTCGTCACCCTCCGCGAGGGACAGCGCGCCATGGAGGCCGTCACCGACCTCAAGAGCATCGGCGTACAGCAGGTCGGCGGCGACCGGATCCGCGCGTTCGGCCGGGCCAGCGAGGGCGCGCGTCCGCAGATCAAGGATCTGTGCGGGCACTGCGCTCACGAGAAGTGCGCGATCGGCCCGGACGGCGCGGTTTGGCCGTGCGTGCTCGGGCGCTTCATCGATGTCGGCAACGTACGGGAGGAGCCGCTCGCGGACATCTGGACCGGCGACCGCCTCGCCCAGGCGCGCTCCGACATCGCCGCGGTTCACGGGCCCGGTGCCGCAGCGTGTACCCCGCCGCAGTTCCTGCCGATGTGCGGCCCCTGTGGGCCCTGTGTCCCGTCCGTGCAGCACTGTGACCCGGAGGAGGCCCCGCTCCAGGCCGCTACGATCGCCACCACCTGA
- a CDS encoding helix-turn-helix domain-containing protein: MDIPSTLTTGERIRLLRESRGMSRPVLAGLCGRGPDWLKKIESGERDLRSHSLLMRLAAALQLSDLQLLTGTTTEVATPVVVPLVGAGRLAHPGMPAIWEAVMTRPLIWDLPASPPDPAALRSRVDDAWQLWHTSDHNRTQVCDLLPGLIRDAETAVRALDGSRRRSAYAALSEVYRLTQQATAYIATAEMAWVVVDRAMAAAQASDDPAAIAAAAWSLANILRSTAHPDEALQLVQDAASLLRPHLDGAPDDWRGVYGALQLQAAITAARAGRTGDAWRYWDAGDQVAKSLPVAYVHASTMFSRTNVDFHQIGVATDLSAAGQALTLADEVDPDAMPSLERRSRLWIDVARGHLHRGERTAALHVMKIAHEINSETVAYTPVARTAVLDLWREAPHALRAEASVLAEAVGVTTA; encoded by the coding sequence GTGGATATCCCCAGCACCCTCACCACCGGCGAGCGCATTCGGCTGCTCCGCGAATCGCGCGGGATGTCCCGTCCCGTGCTGGCCGGGCTGTGTGGCCGCGGCCCGGACTGGCTCAAGAAGATCGAAAGCGGCGAGCGCGACCTCCGCTCGCACTCCCTGCTGATGCGTCTCGCGGCAGCGCTCCAGCTCAGTGACCTCCAGCTCCTCACCGGCACCACGACCGAAGTCGCAACACCGGTCGTGGTGCCGCTCGTCGGCGCCGGCCGCCTTGCCCATCCCGGCATGCCCGCGATCTGGGAAGCGGTCATGACCCGCCCTCTGATCTGGGACCTGCCCGCATCACCGCCGGACCCGGCCGCCCTGCGGAGCCGAGTGGACGACGCCTGGCAGCTCTGGCACACCTCCGACCACAACCGCACGCAGGTCTGTGACCTACTGCCGGGCCTGATTCGGGATGCCGAGACTGCGGTGCGGGCGCTGGACGGCTCCCGACGCCGGTCGGCGTACGCTGCGCTGTCGGAGGTGTACCGGCTTACCCAGCAGGCCACCGCCTACATTGCGACTGCCGAGATGGCCTGGGTCGTCGTGGACCGCGCGATGGCCGCCGCGCAAGCCTCCGATGACCCGGCGGCCATCGCCGCAGCGGCCTGGAGCCTCGCCAACATCCTCCGCAGCACCGCCCACCCCGACGAGGCGCTCCAGCTCGTCCAAGATGCCGCGTCCTTGCTTCGCCCCCACCTGGACGGCGCCCCCGATGACTGGCGTGGGGTGTACGGCGCGCTTCAGCTTCAGGCGGCGATCACCGCAGCCCGCGCAGGACGGACCGGTGACGCGTGGCGCTACTGGGATGCGGGCGACCAAGTCGCCAAGTCGCTGCCAGTGGCCTACGTCCACGCGTCGACGATGTTCAGCCGCACGAACGTCGACTTCCACCAGATCGGCGTCGCAACCGACCTGTCGGCCGCCGGCCAGGCGCTCACCCTCGCTGACGAAGTGGACCCGGATGCGATGCCTTCGCTGGAGCGCCGATCGCGGCTCTGGATCGATGTGGCTCGTGGGCATCTTCACCGGGGGGAACGAACGGCCGCGCTGCACGTCATGAAGATCGCGCATGAGATCAATTCAGAGACCGTGGCTTACACCCCGGTCGCGCGTACCGCGGTCCTTGACCTGTGGCGGGAGGCCCCGCATGCACTTCGGGCTGAGGCCAGCGTTCTCGCCGAGGCGGTAGGAGTCACGACCGCGTAG
- the sph gene encoding sphingomyelin phosphodiesterase: MLHTSHRRTRAAATAVAAIAAGTLAVTSAPAATAAESAGAPRLSVLTYNAFLMSKNLYPNWGQDHRASEIPKASFYQGHDVVVLQEAFDNAASDALKANSSAQYPYQTPVMGRGKTGWDATGGAYSTTTPEDGGVTILSKWPILRKEQVVYKDACGADWWSNKGFAYAVLNVNGTKVHVVGTHAQSTDPGCGAGEAAQMRSRQFKNIDAFLDAKNIPADEQVIVAGDMNVDSRTPEYASMLADADLAGADSRTGHPYSFDTALNSIANYRYPTDPREDLDYVLYRKGNARPAGWENNVVKEQSAPWTVSSWGTSYTYSNLSDHYPVVGYVAP, from the coding sequence ATGCTGCACACCTCGCACCGCCGCACCCGGGCCGCCGCCACGGCCGTCGCGGCGATCGCCGCAGGAACCCTGGCCGTCACCTCCGCGCCCGCCGCCACGGCCGCCGAGAGCGCCGGGGCCCCGCGACTGAGCGTCCTGACGTACAACGCGTTCCTGATGAGCAAGAACCTCTACCCGAACTGGGGCCAGGACCACCGGGCCTCGGAGATCCCCAAGGCCTCCTTCTACCAGGGCCACGACGTGGTGGTGCTCCAGGAGGCCTTCGACAACGCCGCCTCGGACGCGCTGAAGGCGAACTCCTCCGCGCAGTACCCCTACCAGACCCCGGTCATGGGCCGCGGCAAGACCGGCTGGGACGCGACGGGCGGCGCCTACTCCACCACCACCCCGGAGGACGGCGGGGTCACGATCCTCAGCAAGTGGCCGATCCTGCGCAAGGAGCAGGTGGTCTACAAGGACGCCTGCGGCGCCGACTGGTGGTCCAACAAGGGCTTCGCGTACGCGGTGCTGAACGTCAACGGCACCAAGGTGCACGTGGTCGGCACCCACGCCCAGTCCACCGACCCGGGCTGCGGCGCGGGCGAGGCGGCGCAGATGCGCAGCCGGCAGTTCAAGAACATAGACGCCTTCCTCGACGCCAAGAACATCCCGGCGGACGAACAGGTCATCGTCGCGGGCGACATGAACGTGGACTCCCGCACCCCGGAGTACGCCTCGATGCTCGCGGACGCCGACCTGGCCGGCGCCGACTCGCGTACGGGCCACCCGTACTCCTTCGACACGGCGCTCAACTCGATCGCCAACTACCGCTACCCGACCGACCCGCGCGAGGACCTGGACTACGTCCTGTACCGCAAGGGCAACGCCCGCCCGGCGGGCTGGGAGAACAACGTGGTCAAGGAGCAGTCGGCGCCCTGGACCGTCTCCAGCTGGGGCACCTCCTACACCTACTCCAACCTCTCCGACCATTATCCTGTTGTGGGGTACGTGGCCCCGTAG
- a CDS encoding oxygenase MpaB family protein, with product MKHKELSTPTRPATRPDPEPPAPGGMLWSTTGDIRSLLTLPAAFTLQVAHPAVGAGVDQYSAFRTDPWGRGERSLRSLMLWVYGGAEAAAEGRRVRRLHKEIQGTDTRGRRYHSLDPACFAWVHATGFPVALHAGRYLFRRITPAQERQLYREWLQVGRILGLHDRDMPQTVEEFWPYYHRMLAEEIEPTKVARELIAADADLPPPEAASRAVRLLLRIAWPALRTAYLHFRAFVTVGYMPPDARAAIGLEWTPAQERRLRRFSTAVRILVPLLPERLRYLPRARAARARWRAGTL from the coding sequence ATGAAGCACAAGGAGCTCTCCACCCCCACAAGGCCCGCCACGCGCCCCGATCCGGAGCCTCCGGCTCCCGGCGGAATGCTGTGGAGCACCACGGGGGACATCCGCTCCCTGCTCACGCTGCCCGCCGCGTTCACCCTCCAGGTCGCCCACCCCGCCGTCGGGGCCGGGGTCGACCAGTACTCGGCCTTCCGCACCGACCCCTGGGGGCGCGGCGAGCGCTCGCTGCGCTCCCTGATGCTGTGGGTGTACGGCGGCGCCGAGGCCGCCGCGGAGGGCCGCCGGGTACGCCGCCTGCACAAGGAGATCCAGGGCACCGACACCCGGGGCCGGCGCTACCACTCCCTCGACCCCGCCTGCTTCGCGTGGGTGCACGCCACCGGCTTCCCCGTCGCCCTGCACGCCGGGCGCTACCTGTTCCGCCGCATCACCCCCGCCCAGGAGCGGCAGCTGTACCGGGAGTGGCTCCAGGTGGGCCGGATCCTCGGCCTCCACGACCGGGACATGCCGCAGACCGTCGAGGAGTTCTGGCCGTACTACCACCGGATGCTGGCCGAGGAGATCGAGCCGACCAAGGTCGCCCGTGAGCTGATCGCCGCCGATGCGGACCTGCCCCCGCCCGAGGCGGCCTCCCGGGCCGTCCGGCTCCTGCTGCGGATCGCCTGGCCGGCCCTGCGCACCGCGTACCTGCACTTCCGGGCCTTCGTCACCGTCGGCTACATGCCGCCCGACGCGCGGGCCGCCATCGGCCTGGAGTGGACCCCCGCCCAGGAGCGCCGGCTCCGGCGGTTCAGCACGGCCGTACGGATCCTCGTACCGCTGCTGCCCGAGCGGCTGCGCTACCTCCCGAGGGCCCGGGCCGCACGGGCGCGATGGCGCGCCGGCACCCTCTGA